CAGTCGTCCCGGTCGCGATGGCGTCCCCGACTTCATCAACCAATGGGTCAGTTGGGGTGCCGGCACTCGTGCGAGCCAAAACCTCGTCCTCGGCGCCAAAACCCGCTGCCTCCTCCACAACCGCACCCACGTCACCGCCGACGACATCCGCGCCATGGCCCTCCCCGTCCTCCGCCACCGCATCCTCGTGAACTACAAAGCCGAAGCCGAAGGCGTCACGGTGGAGAAGGTGATCGCGAAGCTCTTGGAAACCGTCAAAGTCTGAAGCATGAGCACCACGCCCAAAACCTGGACTGTCACTCGTTGCGATTCCTTCTAGGACATGCGGCGCGTCAGCATCCACAACTGGCAGCGCCGCCGAACGCCGTCAGGCCGCGTGGGAGCTCGTTGTCGGAGCCTGGCAGATGCAAAAACGCAATCCGAATGAACTCCGACTTCAGAATATTATTCGGGTGCTGTGTAGTGGGGCTGAATCACAACGCGGTCAAAGCAGGTGAGGCAATTGATCAAGTAGGATCTGCCACTCTAGGCCATTGACGAGAATATCCTTCAAGTCATCGCAAACCCCACCCAACCCAGGAAACAATCTGGAATGGTTGATTCCCAAGATCGCCAACTCCCTCCGGATCCGTTCTTTTTGAGATTTGGGAACTGTAACTTTGCGGACATTGTTGACTATCAGTGGCTCGTTGGGAGCTGGGCAAACGATAAAGCAACCCGACTGCCCAATAACACGCTCGCTTGTGTGTGGTGGGTCATACACGAACGGATCCCTCGCACTAAAGACGTCACTGGCACCTTCATCGCGAGATTCGATTTGCGTTGTCGCAATCACTTCGCCATCGCCATCGTGACCCGGGTCGGATGCAAAAAAGAGGGCGATTAGCGGATTTGTCGTAAAATCCAAAAGACGTGTTGGGCAGCCAAAATGCTGCATTAAGCACAGCCATTCTAGGTCGTGGTCGTGTTGGGGCACCACTTTCAAAAACGGGATACTCCTCAGCTTGAAGTGACGTAGTGAATCTTTCTCCTTCGAGCTCACTGTCGGCCAATCTTCGCTGTAGTGTCTACCAATCGACGGTTTCAGATCCCATTTAAGGTTTGCATGGCCACGAAAAATGGCATTTTGCTTTGCGTCAAATTGCTTCAACAGGTCAGGGACAATGTTCATTTCATTGAAATTGCGAGTCTCAAAATCCGGGGACTCTGAATGGGGTTTATAATGGGTTTCGACAAAAAGACGCTGAATTAGTCAGTTCTTGCGTAAAACGATTCTTTGCATAAGCATTTAACATGATCATCACACCTACCCACGCCGGCCTACAACAGTTGGTGGCGGACTCGGGTCCATTTTTTGATCAAATCAGGAACTACGGTGACTCGACGACTCGAGAGCGGATTTTGAGCGCGCTTTATTTGCTTGCAGATATAAAATCATCAACACTTCGCTCGGCAATTGGTGATAGGGGATTTACCGCGCTGACCATGTCCTTTGGGCCGGACGATAGAATTTTTATAGGAGTGAAAATGCAGGATGCTTTTGTTCCTCTGTTGGTAGCACTTCATGAATTAATTCTCCACGAGTTGTTGAGAATGCGTGGCCCTGATGCGAAGCCAGATCCGGAATTTGCGAATGTTTTGGCTCATGCTTTTTTGGGCAACCATACACCGGTCTACATGGGTGAGAAAAAAGCATTCTTCGGTGGCACGAAACCTGATATTCGGCGCATGTCTCTGCCTTTAGTTGCGGGCATCGAAGAAGTTTTGTGGCGTTAAGCGTGGAAACGACGTCGAGTTGCTCAAACAGGCAATCAACGTGTCAGTGGATTCGAGCGGAAGGCCTTTTTTAACTCACTCGCTGTTCACTCTTGGGCCAGGACCCGGATTGGCTGAAATACTCGACTAGTTCATCTGTATTGTTTGGCTATTATGGCGGCGCTTCCTTATCCCTGATACACACATGTCCGCCTTCCTCGATCCCGCCGCGCTCATGCGCATCAAGTCGCTCGAACTGCGAGCCAAGGTCGTCGTCGAGGGACTCTGGAAAGGCATGCATCGCAGCCCGTATCACGGCTTCTCTGTCGAGTTCAGTGAGTACCGCGCCTACGTCCAAGGCGACGATCCGCGCTACATCGACTGGAAGGTGCTGGCGCGGAGTGATCGGACTTACATCAAGAAATTCGAGGACGAGACGAACCTGCGCTGCCAGCTCGTGATCGATCACAGCAAGTCGATGAAATACGGCTCGCAGAGCTTCACGAAGGCCGATTACGCGGCCACGCTGGCAGCAACGCTCGCATCCTTCCTCATGAAGCAGGGCGATGCGGCTGGATTGACCACCTTTGCGGATGGCATCGAGGAGCATCTGCCGCCGCGCAATCGTCCCGGCCATCTGCGCCGCATCATCACCGAGTTGGAGCGCCCGGCAAAGGCCGTCGGCACTTCACTCGATCTCTCCGTCGGCCAGTTGGCCGACCTGCTGCGCAAACGCGGCATGATCTGCCTCATCACCGATCTCCTCGCGCCCATCGAGCACTTGGAGAAACAGCTCGCCCTCCTCGGAGCGATGGGCCACGACCTCGTGATCTTCCACCTCATGGACCGCGCCGAGATCGACTTCACCTTCGAAAAATCCGCCCACTTCCGCGATGCTGAGACTGGCACCGAGCGCTTCATCGACCCGCAAATCGCCCGCGAGACTTACCTCAAGCGTCTTCAAACCCATCGCGACACGATTCAAGCCGCCACCGACCGCCACAACGTCGAATACCACTTCTGCCCCACTGATCAGCCCTTGGAAGAAGTGCTCTTCGACTTCCTCAGCGCCCGTCAGCGCAAGAAGGCCTCCAAATCTTCCGCCCCACGCGCTGCCGCATGAAATCCTCCTCTTCCTCCTACTCTTACTCCTCCTCCCTTTTTGAGCGTCCATCAGCCCTCGCTTTCAGGGAGGAGGAGTAGGAGGAAGAGGAGGAGAAGGATTCGAACCGACATCACCCCATGAACTGGCTCTTTCCACTCTACCTCGCCGGTGCCGCCGCGATCATCGCGCCGATTCTGCTGCATCTGCGTCGTCGTCCGCCGCAGGATCGCGTGGAGTTCAGCTCGCTGCTCTTCCTTGATGCGCAGACGCCCGTGCCCGTCAGCAAGCGCCGCCTCGAAAACTGGCTGCTGCTTCTGCTGCGTTGCCTCGCGCTCATCCTGCTCGCACTCATGTTCTCGCGGCCCTTCGTTCAAAGCGAATCCACCGCAGCCGCATCGCCCAACAGCGCCACGCTCATCCTCCTCGATCGCAGCGCCTCGATGCGTCGCGCTGACTTGTGGAAGCAAGCCATAGCCGAAGCCGAAAAGCAGCTCAAAGCCGCCAAACTCACCGACCGCATCGCGCTCGCCGTCTTTGATCGCGAACTCACACCGCTGTGGAGCTTCGAGGAAGATCGCAACACACCCGCGAATCGCCTCACGGCCATCCAAACACGTCTCGCGTCCCTCACGCCCACTTGGAACGCCACACAGCTCGACCGCGCTCTCATCGCCGCCGTGCCGAGCTTCGATTCAAGCACGACTTCGCTCAAAAAACGCATCCATCTCATCTCCGATCTTCAAGAAGGCACCAAGCTCGACGCCCTCCGCACCATCGCCTGGCCCGCCGAACTCACGCTAAGCATTCACCGCCTCGATCCCGCCACCAACGACAACCTCAGCATCGTCCTTGCCGCCCGCGAGCAAGACGGGAGCGCGGACACTCTTGTCCGCCTCCGCTTGAGCAACACCCGCGACTCCGCCCTCCGCGATTTCACCCTCGTCTGGCAGGGCGCGCCCAAAACCGACGCCATCACCGCGCAGATCCCGCCCGGAGCCTCGCGCATCCTCACCGCGCCGCCGAATTCCACCAACGCCACCACGCTCACCCTCACCGGCGACACCCACGACTTCGACAACCGTATCTTCATCGCCCCGCCGCAGCCGCGTACCGTGCGCATCCACTTCCTCGGCAAAGACGCCACCCGCAACGAAGCCGTCGCGCCGCTCTACTACCTCGCTCGCGCCCTCCAGCCCACTGCCACGCTCGCGCCGGTGCTCACCGCCGACGAAAAACTCCCCGCTCAACCCGCCGACATCCTTTTCATCGTCGGCAGCGCTCCCGCAGACGGCCTGCGCGACTACATCGAGCGCGGCGGGTTTCTCGTCACCGTGCCTTCGGACGCCACCTTGCTCAAAACGCTCACCGGCCTCGACCTCACTGTCACCGCCGACACCAGCGACGAGTATCGCATGCTCGCTGAAGTCAAAACCGAGCACCCATTGCTGAAACCCTTCGTCGATCCCAAACTCCGCGACTTCACCAAACTCCGCTTCTGGAAGCATCGCCATATCGAGATCAAAACGGCCAATCCATCGCTCGAAACACTCGCCACCTTCGACAACAGCCATCCCGCCATCCTCAGCGCCCGCATCGGCAAAGGCACGCTCATCGTCCTCGCCTCCGGCTGGCATCCTGGCGACAGCCAGTTCGCCCTCAGCACGAAATTCGTTCCGCTCCTCTACGGCTGGCTCGCTGCCGCCGGCTTCAGTCACGATCCCGCCGCCACGTTGCTCGTCGGCGATTCCTTGCCGCTCGATGCCACGCAGGCTCACACGATCACCGATCCCGAAAACAAGACGCACAGCGTCAAACCCGGCGAAACCTTCACCACGAGCCAGATCGGTCTCCACAAGGTCCAAAGCGCCACGCGCACCCAAACCATCGCCGTCAATCTCCCGCCCGACGAAAGCCGCGTCCTGCCTCTGGAACCGCAAAAGCTCGCCGAATACGGCATCAAGCTCTCCAGCACCTCCGACACCGCCGCCGCCAGCGAAACTACCGATCAACGCCTCACCGCCACCGACACCGAACAACGCCAAAATCTCTGGTGGTGGTTCCTGGTCACTCTTTTGGCCGTCCTTTTGCTCGAAACAGCCATTGCTGGCCGCGCAAAGTGGTCCGCACAGTCCCCTGTGCGGCGCTCCGCCACGTCAGAAAGCACCGCATGATCCCAAAACCACTTTCTATGCGCGCATCTTCTTTGGAGTTCTTCTAAACAGCCATCGACACGCCGCACACAGGACTGTGCGGACCACTCTATGTCCACCACCTTTCAGTTCTTCAATCCTGCTGCGAAGGTCACCATCACCCACGGCCATCTTCCCCAC
The Prosthecobacter sp. genome window above contains:
- a CDS encoding FRG domain-containing protein encodes the protein MNIVPDLLKQFDAKQNAIFRGHANLKWDLKPSIGRHYSEDWPTVSSKEKDSLRHFKLRSIPFLKVVPQHDHDLEWLCLMQHFGCPTRLLDFTTNPLIALFFASDPGHDGDGEVIATTQIESRDEGASDVFSARDPFVYDPPHTSERVIGQSGCFIVCPAPNEPLIVNNVRKVTVPKSQKERIRRELAILGINHSRLFPGLGGVCDDLKDILVNGLEWQILLDQLPHLL
- a CDS encoding DUF58 domain-containing protein; translated protein: MSAFLDPAALMRIKSLELRAKVVVEGLWKGMHRSPYHGFSVEFSEYRAYVQGDDPRYIDWKVLARSDRTYIKKFEDETNLRCQLVIDHSKSMKYGSQSFTKADYAATLAATLASFLMKQGDAAGLTTFADGIEEHLPPRNRPGHLRRIITELERPAKAVGTSLDLSVGQLADLLRKRGMICLITDLLAPIEHLEKQLALLGAMGHDLVIFHLMDRAEIDFTFEKSAHFRDAETGTERFIDPQIARETYLKRLQTHRDTIQAATDRHNVEYHFCPTDQPLEEVLFDFLSARQRKKASKSSAPRAAA
- a CDS encoding vWA domain-containing protein, with the translated sequence MNWLFPLYLAGAAAIIAPILLHLRRRPPQDRVEFSSLLFLDAQTPVPVSKRRLENWLLLLLRCLALILLALMFSRPFVQSESTAAASPNSATLILLDRSASMRRADLWKQAIAEAEKQLKAAKLTDRIALAVFDRELTPLWSFEEDRNTPANRLTAIQTRLASLTPTWNATQLDRALIAAVPSFDSSTTSLKKRIHLISDLQEGTKLDALRTIAWPAELTLSIHRLDPATNDNLSIVLAAREQDGSADTLVRLRLSNTRDSALRDFTLVWQGAPKTDAITAQIPPGASRILTAPPNSTNATTLTLTGDTHDFDNRIFIAPPQPRTVRIHFLGKDATRNEAVAPLYYLARALQPTATLAPVLTADEKLPAQPADILFIVGSAPADGLRDYIERGGFLVTVPSDATLLKTLTGLDLTVTADTSDEYRMLAEVKTEHPLLKPFVDPKLRDFTKLRFWKHRHIEIKTANPSLETLATFDNSHPAILSARIGKGTLIVLASGWHPGDSQFALSTKFVPLLYGWLAAAGFSHDPAATLLVGDSLPLDATQAHTITDPENKTHSVKPGETFTTSQIGLHKVQSATRTQTIAVNLPPDESRVLPLEPQKLAEYGIKLSSTSDTAAASETTDQRLTATDTEQRQNLWWWFLVTLLAVLLLETAIAGRAKWSAQSPVRRSATSESTA